One region of Sphingomonas abietis genomic DNA includes:
- a CDS encoding endonuclease domain-containing protein, producing the protein MGPVRRQISGHAARLRRDATDCEQRLWRVLRNRGLSGMKFRRQATLGHYIVDFLCIEARLVVELDGGQHRPEADARRTRWIEAEGYRVLRFWNGDVVENLDGVVDAILNDIEKKKTLTQPSPAKAGEGSSQ; encoded by the coding sequence ATGGGGCCGGTTCGTCGTCAGATCAGCGGTCATGCCGCGCGTCTCAGACGCGATGCGACCGATTGCGAACAGCGTCTCTGGCGGGTGCTGCGCAATCGCGGATTGTCCGGCATGAAGTTCCGCCGACAGGCGACACTTGGCCACTATATCGTTGATTTTCTTTGCATAGAAGCAAGGCTCGTTGTCGAATTGGATGGTGGTCAACACCGTCCGGAAGCCGATGCGCGACGGACGCGATGGATCGAAGCCGAGGGCTATCGGGTGCTGCGTTTCTGGAATGGGGATGTCGTCGAAAATCTCGACGGCGTGGTCGATGCCATCCTGAACGACATCGAGAAGAAGAAGACCCTCACCCAACCCTCTCCCGCAAAGGCGGGAGAGGGCTCAAGCCAATGA
- a CDS encoding IS256 family transposase has translation MDSRHDKAIEAVLEQLIEHGPEGIATVFARTFEMAMRIERERFLGAGHYERTTDRRGYANGYKSKRIDTPAGTVEVAVPKTAGHGAEPFFPQSLERGCRSVRAVMLAVAEMYVKGVSTRQAEAVLREFGIEGLSSSQVSRAAALLDDELEAWRTRPLGEIRYLILDARYEKTRAGGVVRDAAVLSAIGIGPDERRRVLGVSVALSEAEVHWRAFLDGLVARGMRGVEFIVSDDHAGLRAARRAVLGAATWQRCQFHLAANAIHHAPNTAIRGRIGTELRGVWNANSLPKAQAALDELVANYRDTAPALATWLENSVPEGLAVFNLPEHHRRRLRTSNPIERAVQQELKRRTVKVRVFPNDQALLRLVSAVLVEIDETWASDNKGYIKWECRDA, from the coding sequence ATGGACAGCAGGCATGATAAGGCGATCGAGGCGGTTCTGGAACAGCTGATCGAACACGGCCCCGAGGGCATCGCGACCGTGTTCGCACGCACCTTCGAGATGGCGATGCGGATCGAGCGCGAGCGCTTCCTCGGTGCAGGGCACTACGAACGCACGACCGACCGACGGGGCTATGCCAACGGCTACAAGTCGAAGCGGATCGATACCCCGGCGGGCACAGTAGAGGTGGCAGTTCCCAAGACCGCCGGCCACGGCGCTGAGCCCTTCTTTCCTCAATCGCTGGAGCGCGGCTGCCGCTCGGTGCGCGCAGTCATGCTGGCGGTGGCCGAGATGTACGTGAAGGGCGTCTCTACCCGTCAGGCCGAGGCGGTGCTGCGCGAGTTCGGGATCGAAGGTCTTTCCTCCTCGCAGGTCAGTCGCGCCGCGGCCCTGCTCGACGACGAACTGGAAGCGTGGCGCACTCGTCCGCTCGGCGAGATCCGCTACCTGATCCTTGACGCCCGGTACGAGAAGACGCGCGCAGGCGGCGTCGTTCGCGACGCAGCCGTCCTCTCGGCGATCGGCATCGGCCCAGACGAGCGGCGCCGGGTGCTCGGCGTCAGCGTCGCGCTGTCGGAAGCCGAGGTCCACTGGCGTGCCTTCCTCGACGGCTTGGTCGCGCGCGGCATGCGCGGCGTTGAATTCATTGTCTCCGACGATCACGCCGGCCTGCGCGCCGCTCGCCGAGCCGTACTCGGCGCCGCCACCTGGCAGCGATGCCAGTTTCACCTGGCCGCCAACGCCATCCATCACGCACCCAATACCGCCATCCGCGGGCGCATCGGAACCGAGCTGCGCGGCGTCTGGAACGCCAACTCGCTTCCAAAGGCCCAGGCCGCGCTCGACGAGCTCGTCGCCAACTACCGCGACACCGCGCCCGCCTTGGCCACATGGCTGGAAAACAGCGTTCCCGAGGGGCTCGCCGTCTTCAACCTGCCAGAGCATCACCGTCGGCGCCTGCGCACATCCAACCCCATCGAGCGCGCTGTGCAGCAGGAACTCAAACGCCGGACCGTCAAGGTTCG